A single region of the Pieris rapae chromosome 19, ilPieRapa1.1, whole genome shotgun sequence genome encodes:
- the LOC110998534 gene encoding uncharacterized protein LOC110998534 isoform X1: protein MAEKQCCIENCTSSSSRNEDVGVTYHKFPKDLNIYNSWIRITHTRPNTDNNLYVCSRHFCKSDFQMYQESKYVLKSGALPSIFPWTMAEGNDFSEAHIGSLFQDDHNDNVNTSNSIKESDPENIESIKKFIEGQHKHHKMTENEDNLNTLSNLNLSVTALDVIHKSQETPIIANSVMNMIIDSSNAKVKKKEEIQYNVNHCDKGTVSLKVGSKVEAKDFGGQWHAASIVEVDYDEVEVLVHYENSTNMQDEWISVRSSRLRPYKPNWLTEVAAPNMPPKTTGQSTEILPNDEIKVEEKKKVTFIEGERCLARWRDNKRFMATIQNDLGNGQYEIVFDDGFQWKCSVTRLHKLKDSSGKPFENLSVETSISPSTSALSPQSPGIGPLSKPAFHTHLFDPTRDYLGSKSERREMKRKLNIKEIFNIGQKKRKIKPENTEPKSVKKKIIIEPKPLEIKKELPDAVASIIGTVDGKVLEDTKLESPESNDEGGEKITLDDLITSKDEASYLSDSDAANRSDPVSNEEDTLEKFDDHDGSINEEVIDKMKEVISKLEDGLNKVESKEDVKDTPEPEINLEVIQVDPNDVEIDIETEEIDKIVPIFKDEIKTEQTTEPTMDVNRQEKIKEKPKKLASKVKKSKKLRLLQEKKVKKQVEKVKNELEEMKKQVEEMRKQMLQKTEELATHQQQRAATNEMPVSFLLPGEWCCRWVNGEPVGQVHETVEPRADTKKPALPRRTVLVEDKRLPEGWKKVMVRRSLGQSAGKWDVVLLSPDQKRFHTKQEMRTYLDQTQGEFKAYENALLDFGVHLKLSRRMGWVTNTGPSNAPVSNVSPFVIRKKLSAKDGKKRLKIRKPNYILQRQGELGEPSEKSSETKETDIDMQNPPIENGFIYVGSLKVQVIDSLLRCPAEGCLKNFRNNTLLKMHIKHYHRELKKMLGNTPKVLDLAYARTRPTGEKIKKKVIKVKIPRVQKSNVLVGPKPEVSEPQPEIRINITPLPTEETQEDSPKLRQALIPKPVKRPKVLLPVRKPELEVSEDDKLELECVDFEAAISTHTVTKPGDFQRLEIKPAFSEDEEWPSHSDVDTRSSFPGSGTPDSKILDKVATPIPGVSSESNEEAKEGELYMFTETGERIKIERMKREEIINCHCGFREEDGLMVQCELCLCWQHALCHNIHTEGEVPEKYTCSICLNPKRGRRSKRFLHDQDRLYEGLLPGAKPCEFLRRSHELSGNLLRIQDALHAMRVKYYVATKKNHPKLYLWAKDWENAELNFTQERLNSDYSDLNIIINNIGKENLPVKTQDEEREALLNLSGSIPGVPLDFPISTTELERMARSIQEQESRVSAPQPEAPIDNNVCRERLLRHVQRCQALIDARLDSIEAQVAELESQDPSFEDDETADFFPRTKQTIQMLMRDLETMEELGVIT from the exons ATGGCCGAAAAACAGTGTTGCATAGAAAATTGTACTTCCTCATCATCAAGAAATGAAGACGTTGGAGTGACTTATCATAAGTTTCCCAAAgatctaaatatttacaatagttGGATTCGTATTACCCATACAAGACCTAACACTGacaataatttgtatgtgtgttCAAGGCATTTTTGTAAAAGTGATTTTCAAATGTATCAAGAATCAAAATATGTACTGAAGTCAG GAGCATTGCCATCAATATTTCCTTGGACGATGGCAGAAGGCAATGACTTTTCCGAGGCTCACATTGGCAGTTTATTTCAAGATGATCATAATGATAATGTAAATACATCTAATAGCATCAAAGAATCAGACCCAGAGAATATAGAATCAATAAAGAAATTCATTGAAGGTCAACATAAACATCATAAAATGACAGAGAATGAAGACAATTTGAACACTTTAAGCAACTTAAACTTAAGTGTAACAGCTTTAGATGTAATACACAAGTCCCAAGAGACACCTATAATAGCTAATAGTGTTATGAATATGATTATTGATAGTTCAAATGCAAAGgtaaaaaagaaagaagaaatcCAATATAATGTAAACCACTGTGATAAGG GCACAGTGTCATTAAAAGTTGGCAGTAAAGTGGAAGCAAAAGACTTTGGTGGTCAGTGGCATGCTGCATCTATAGTTGAAGTTGATTATGATGAGGTGGAGGTCTTAGTTCATTATGAAAATTCtactaatat gCAAGATGAATGGATAAGCGTGAGGAGTTCTCGTTTGCGACCTTATAAACCAAATTGGCTTACTGAAGTAGCGGCGCCAAATATGCCGCCGAAGACCACTGGACAGAGTACAGAAATTCTTCCTAATGATGAAATTAAGGtggaagaaaagaaaaaagtaactTTTATTGAAGGAGAGAGGTGTTTAGCGCGTTGGAGAGACAATAAAAGGTTTATGGCTACAATTCAGAATGATTTGGGGAATG GTCAATATGAAATTGTGTTTGATGATGGATTCCAGTGGAAGTGTTCAGTTACAAGGTTGCATAAATTGAAAGATTCTTCCGGAAAACCTTTTGAGAATCTGTCGGTAGAAACATCAATATCACCAAGTACTTCAGCGTTGTCTCCGCAGTCACCAGGCATAGGGCCGCTGAGTAAGCCGGCATTCCATACGCACCTCTTTGATCCCACTAGAGACTACTTAGGATCCAAAAGCGAGCGTcgtgaaatgaaaagaaaacttaatattaaggaaatatttaatatcggTCAGAAAAAGCGGAAAATAAAACCAGAAAACACTGAAccaaaaagtgtaaaaaagaaaataataattgaacctAAACCTTTGGAAATTAAGAAGGAATTACCGG ACGCAGTCGCATCAATTATTGGAACTGTAGATGGTAAGGTGCTCGAAGACACAAAACTAGAATCACCTGAAAGCAACGATGAAGGTGGTGAAAAAATAACTTTGGATGATTTGATTACTTCAAAGGATGAAGCTTCGTACTTGTCAGACTCTGATGCTGCTAACCGCTCAGACCCG GTTTCTAATGAAGAAGATACTCTTGAAAAATTTGATGATCACGACGGAAGTATAAACGAAGAAGTAATCGATAAAATGAAAGAAGTAATCAGTAAACTAGAAGATGGTTTGAATAAAGTGGAAAGTAAAGAAGACGTAAAAGATACACCAGAGCCAGAAATAAATCTTGAAGTTATACAAGTCGATCCTAATGACGTGGAAATTGATATAGAAACGgaagaaatagataaaattgtaCCGATATTTAAAGATGAAATCAAAACAGAACAAACAACTGAACCAACAATGGATGTAAATAGACAGGAGAAAATAAAAGAGAAGCCGAAGAAGTTAGCATCCAAAGTAAAGAAGAGTAAAAAGTTGAGGCTGTTACAGGAGAAAAAGGTTAAAAAGCAGGTTGAGAAGGTTAAGAATGAATTGGAAGAGATGAAAAAGCAGGTTGAGGAAATGAGAAAGCAAATGTTGCAGAAGACAGAAGAACTTGCTACGCATCAACAGCAGCGTGCGGCAACG AACGAAATGCCAGTGAGTTTCCTCTTGCCGGGTGAGTGGTGTTGTCGGTGGGTTAATGGTGAACCTGTGGGACAAGTTCATGAGACGGTTGAGCCCAGGGCAGACACGAAAAAACCTGCATTGCCACGACGCACTGTGCTc GTGGAAGACAAACGACTACCGGAAGGTTGGAAGAAAGTTATGGTGAGGAGGAGTTTGGGACAATCTGCTGGAAAATGGGACGTTGTTTTACTCag TCCGGATCAAAAGAGATTCCATACAAAGCAAGAGATGCGAACGTACCTCGATCAAACTCAAGGCGAGTTTAAAGCTTACGAAAACGCTTTATTGGACTTTGGTGTTCATCTGAAATTGTCCCGAAGAATGGGATGGGTCACCAACACTGGTCCCTCGAATGCTCCCGTTTCGAACGTTTCACCATTTGTCATCAGAAAGAAATTGAGTGCTAAAGATGGGAAAAAGAGGCTGAAGATACGGAAACCAAAT TATATCTTACAAAGACAAGGAGAATTAGGAGAACCATCCGAAAAATCTAGCGAAACGAAAGAAACGGATATTGATATGCAAAATCCCCCAATTGAAAATGGGTTTA TATACGTCGGATCTCTTAAAGTCCAAGTTATTGATAGCTTACTGAGATGTCCTGCGGAAGGTTGTCTCAAGAACTTCAGAAATAACACCCTCTTAAAGATGCACATTAAGCATTATCATCGcgaattaaagaaaatgttgGGAAATACTCCGAAAGTCTTAGATTTGGCCTACGCTCGAACGAGGCCCACAGGCGAGAAAATCAAAAAGAAAGTTATCAAAGTGAAAATTCCTAGAGTTCAGAAATCGAATGTTCTCGTTGGTCCTAAACCGGAAGTGAGCGAGCCACAACCGGAAATACGCATCAACATAACCCCCTTACCCACAGAAGAGACACAAGAAGATTCGCCAAAACTTCGCCAAGCGCTCATACCAAAACCGGTAAAGCGTCCAAAAGTGTTATTACCGGTTCGTAAACCGGAACTCGAGGTCTCCGAAGACGATAAATTAGAATTGGAGTGTGTCGATTTCGAGGCTGCCATATCTACCCATACAGTAACAAAGCCGGGTGACTTCCAACGTTTAGAAATTAAACCTGCTTTTAGTGAGGATGAAGAATGGCCCTCACATTCTGATGTTGATACTAGATCCAGTTTCCCTGGTTCCGGTACTCCGGATTCAAAGATATTGGATAAAGTGGCAACACCTATCCCAGGTGTATCTTCAGAGTCAAACGAAGAAGCGAAGGAAGGAGAACTATACATGTTCACTGAAA CCGGTGAACGAATTAAGATCGAGCGTATGAAGCGTGAAGAGATAATAAATTGCCACTGCGGGTTCCGGGAAGAAGATGGACTAATGGTACAATGCGAACTTTGTTTGTGCTGGCAACACGCGCTTTGCCATAATATTCACACTGAGGGAGAg gTACCAGAAAAGTATACATGCAGCATTTGCTTGAATCCCAAACGCGGTCGTCGGTCAAAGCGTTTCCTGCACGATCAAGACAGACTGTACGAGGGCTTACTCCCTGGGGCTAAGCCCTGTGAATTCCTGCGTCGCTCTCATGAGCTCTCTGGAAATTTGCTGCGAATACAGGACGCTTTACATGCCATGCGAGTCAAGTACTATGTCGCAAC cAAAAAGAACCATCCAAAACTATACCTCTGGGCCAAAGACTGGGAAAACGCTGAATTGAATTTCACACAAGAGAGATTAAATTCTGATTATTCTGATCTCaacattatcataaataatattggaaAAGAGAATTTGCCGGTTAAAACTCAAGATGAAGAAAGAGAGGCACTTCTAAACCTCTCTGGATCAATTCCTGGAGTGCCTTTGGACTTTCCTATTAGTACTACGGAATTGGAGAGAATGGCCAGGTCTATACAAG agCAAGAATCCCGTGTGTCAGCCCCACAGCCTGAAGCACCGATTGATAATAATGTTTGTCGCGAACGATTACTGAGACATGTACAAAGATGTCAGGCGCTTATTGATGCAAGACTTGACTCTATTGAAGCGCAGGTTGCTG AATTGGAATCCCAAGATCCTTCATTTGAAGATGATGAAACTGCAGACTTTTTCCCACGAACAAAACAAACCATTCAAATGTTGATGCGAGATCTTGAAACTATGGAAGAGTTGGGGGTTATAACTTGA
- the LOC110998534 gene encoding uncharacterized protein LOC110998534 isoform X2, with protein sequence MAEGNDFSEAHIGSLFQDDHNDNVNTSNSIKESDPENIESIKKFIEGQHKHHKMTENEDNLNTLSNLNLSVTALDVIHKSQETPIIANSVMNMIIDSSNAKVKKKEEIQYNVNHCDKGTVSLKVGSKVEAKDFGGQWHAASIVEVDYDEVEVLVHYENSTNMQDEWISVRSSRLRPYKPNWLTEVAAPNMPPKTTGQSTEILPNDEIKVEEKKKVTFIEGERCLARWRDNKRFMATIQNDLGNGQYEIVFDDGFQWKCSVTRLHKLKDSSGKPFENLSVETSISPSTSALSPQSPGIGPLSKPAFHTHLFDPTRDYLGSKSERREMKRKLNIKEIFNIGQKKRKIKPENTEPKSVKKKIIIEPKPLEIKKELPDAVASIIGTVDGKVLEDTKLESPESNDEGGEKITLDDLITSKDEASYLSDSDAANRSDPVSNEEDTLEKFDDHDGSINEEVIDKMKEVISKLEDGLNKVESKEDVKDTPEPEINLEVIQVDPNDVEIDIETEEIDKIVPIFKDEIKTEQTTEPTMDVNRQEKIKEKPKKLASKVKKSKKLRLLQEKKVKKQVEKVKNELEEMKKQVEEMRKQMLQKTEELATHQQQRAATNEMPVSFLLPGEWCCRWVNGEPVGQVHETVEPRADTKKPALPRRTVLVEDKRLPEGWKKVMVRRSLGQSAGKWDVVLLSPDQKRFHTKQEMRTYLDQTQGEFKAYENALLDFGVHLKLSRRMGWVTNTGPSNAPVSNVSPFVIRKKLSAKDGKKRLKIRKPNYILQRQGELGEPSEKSSETKETDIDMQNPPIENGFIYVGSLKVQVIDSLLRCPAEGCLKNFRNNTLLKMHIKHYHRELKKMLGNTPKVLDLAYARTRPTGEKIKKKVIKVKIPRVQKSNVLVGPKPEVSEPQPEIRINITPLPTEETQEDSPKLRQALIPKPVKRPKVLLPVRKPELEVSEDDKLELECVDFEAAISTHTVTKPGDFQRLEIKPAFSEDEEWPSHSDVDTRSSFPGSGTPDSKILDKVATPIPGVSSESNEEAKEGELYMFTETGERIKIERMKREEIINCHCGFREEDGLMVQCELCLCWQHALCHNIHTEGEVPEKYTCSICLNPKRGRRSKRFLHDQDRLYEGLLPGAKPCEFLRRSHELSGNLLRIQDALHAMRVKYYVATKKNHPKLYLWAKDWENAELNFTQERLNSDYSDLNIIINNIGKENLPVKTQDEEREALLNLSGSIPGVPLDFPISTTELERMARSIQEQESRVSAPQPEAPIDNNVCRERLLRHVQRCQALIDARLDSIEAQVAELESQDPSFEDDETADFFPRTKQTIQMLMRDLETMEELGVIT encoded by the exons ATGGCAGAAGGCAATGACTTTTCCGAGGCTCACATTGGCAGTTTATTTCAAGATGATCATAATGATAATGTAAATACATCTAATAGCATCAAAGAATCAGACCCAGAGAATATAGAATCAATAAAGAAATTCATTGAAGGTCAACATAAACATCATAAAATGACAGAGAATGAAGACAATTTGAACACTTTAAGCAACTTAAACTTAAGTGTAACAGCTTTAGATGTAATACACAAGTCCCAAGAGACACCTATAATAGCTAATAGTGTTATGAATATGATTATTGATAGTTCAAATGCAAAGgtaaaaaagaaagaagaaatcCAATATAATGTAAACCACTGTGATAAGG GCACAGTGTCATTAAAAGTTGGCAGTAAAGTGGAAGCAAAAGACTTTGGTGGTCAGTGGCATGCTGCATCTATAGTTGAAGTTGATTATGATGAGGTGGAGGTCTTAGTTCATTATGAAAATTCtactaatat gCAAGATGAATGGATAAGCGTGAGGAGTTCTCGTTTGCGACCTTATAAACCAAATTGGCTTACTGAAGTAGCGGCGCCAAATATGCCGCCGAAGACCACTGGACAGAGTACAGAAATTCTTCCTAATGATGAAATTAAGGtggaagaaaagaaaaaagtaactTTTATTGAAGGAGAGAGGTGTTTAGCGCGTTGGAGAGACAATAAAAGGTTTATGGCTACAATTCAGAATGATTTGGGGAATG GTCAATATGAAATTGTGTTTGATGATGGATTCCAGTGGAAGTGTTCAGTTACAAGGTTGCATAAATTGAAAGATTCTTCCGGAAAACCTTTTGAGAATCTGTCGGTAGAAACATCAATATCACCAAGTACTTCAGCGTTGTCTCCGCAGTCACCAGGCATAGGGCCGCTGAGTAAGCCGGCATTCCATACGCACCTCTTTGATCCCACTAGAGACTACTTAGGATCCAAAAGCGAGCGTcgtgaaatgaaaagaaaacttaatattaaggaaatatttaatatcggTCAGAAAAAGCGGAAAATAAAACCAGAAAACACTGAAccaaaaagtgtaaaaaagaaaataataattgaacctAAACCTTTGGAAATTAAGAAGGAATTACCGG ACGCAGTCGCATCAATTATTGGAACTGTAGATGGTAAGGTGCTCGAAGACACAAAACTAGAATCACCTGAAAGCAACGATGAAGGTGGTGAAAAAATAACTTTGGATGATTTGATTACTTCAAAGGATGAAGCTTCGTACTTGTCAGACTCTGATGCTGCTAACCGCTCAGACCCG GTTTCTAATGAAGAAGATACTCTTGAAAAATTTGATGATCACGACGGAAGTATAAACGAAGAAGTAATCGATAAAATGAAAGAAGTAATCAGTAAACTAGAAGATGGTTTGAATAAAGTGGAAAGTAAAGAAGACGTAAAAGATACACCAGAGCCAGAAATAAATCTTGAAGTTATACAAGTCGATCCTAATGACGTGGAAATTGATATAGAAACGgaagaaatagataaaattgtaCCGATATTTAAAGATGAAATCAAAACAGAACAAACAACTGAACCAACAATGGATGTAAATAGACAGGAGAAAATAAAAGAGAAGCCGAAGAAGTTAGCATCCAAAGTAAAGAAGAGTAAAAAGTTGAGGCTGTTACAGGAGAAAAAGGTTAAAAAGCAGGTTGAGAAGGTTAAGAATGAATTGGAAGAGATGAAAAAGCAGGTTGAGGAAATGAGAAAGCAAATGTTGCAGAAGACAGAAGAACTTGCTACGCATCAACAGCAGCGTGCGGCAACG AACGAAATGCCAGTGAGTTTCCTCTTGCCGGGTGAGTGGTGTTGTCGGTGGGTTAATGGTGAACCTGTGGGACAAGTTCATGAGACGGTTGAGCCCAGGGCAGACACGAAAAAACCTGCATTGCCACGACGCACTGTGCTc GTGGAAGACAAACGACTACCGGAAGGTTGGAAGAAAGTTATGGTGAGGAGGAGTTTGGGACAATCTGCTGGAAAATGGGACGTTGTTTTACTCag TCCGGATCAAAAGAGATTCCATACAAAGCAAGAGATGCGAACGTACCTCGATCAAACTCAAGGCGAGTTTAAAGCTTACGAAAACGCTTTATTGGACTTTGGTGTTCATCTGAAATTGTCCCGAAGAATGGGATGGGTCACCAACACTGGTCCCTCGAATGCTCCCGTTTCGAACGTTTCACCATTTGTCATCAGAAAGAAATTGAGTGCTAAAGATGGGAAAAAGAGGCTGAAGATACGGAAACCAAAT TATATCTTACAAAGACAAGGAGAATTAGGAGAACCATCCGAAAAATCTAGCGAAACGAAAGAAACGGATATTGATATGCAAAATCCCCCAATTGAAAATGGGTTTA TATACGTCGGATCTCTTAAAGTCCAAGTTATTGATAGCTTACTGAGATGTCCTGCGGAAGGTTGTCTCAAGAACTTCAGAAATAACACCCTCTTAAAGATGCACATTAAGCATTATCATCGcgaattaaagaaaatgttgGGAAATACTCCGAAAGTCTTAGATTTGGCCTACGCTCGAACGAGGCCCACAGGCGAGAAAATCAAAAAGAAAGTTATCAAAGTGAAAATTCCTAGAGTTCAGAAATCGAATGTTCTCGTTGGTCCTAAACCGGAAGTGAGCGAGCCACAACCGGAAATACGCATCAACATAACCCCCTTACCCACAGAAGAGACACAAGAAGATTCGCCAAAACTTCGCCAAGCGCTCATACCAAAACCGGTAAAGCGTCCAAAAGTGTTATTACCGGTTCGTAAACCGGAACTCGAGGTCTCCGAAGACGATAAATTAGAATTGGAGTGTGTCGATTTCGAGGCTGCCATATCTACCCATACAGTAACAAAGCCGGGTGACTTCCAACGTTTAGAAATTAAACCTGCTTTTAGTGAGGATGAAGAATGGCCCTCACATTCTGATGTTGATACTAGATCCAGTTTCCCTGGTTCCGGTACTCCGGATTCAAAGATATTGGATAAAGTGGCAACACCTATCCCAGGTGTATCTTCAGAGTCAAACGAAGAAGCGAAGGAAGGAGAACTATACATGTTCACTGAAA CCGGTGAACGAATTAAGATCGAGCGTATGAAGCGTGAAGAGATAATAAATTGCCACTGCGGGTTCCGGGAAGAAGATGGACTAATGGTACAATGCGAACTTTGTTTGTGCTGGCAACACGCGCTTTGCCATAATATTCACACTGAGGGAGAg gTACCAGAAAAGTATACATGCAGCATTTGCTTGAATCCCAAACGCGGTCGTCGGTCAAAGCGTTTCCTGCACGATCAAGACAGACTGTACGAGGGCTTACTCCCTGGGGCTAAGCCCTGTGAATTCCTGCGTCGCTCTCATGAGCTCTCTGGAAATTTGCTGCGAATACAGGACGCTTTACATGCCATGCGAGTCAAGTACTATGTCGCAAC cAAAAAGAACCATCCAAAACTATACCTCTGGGCCAAAGACTGGGAAAACGCTGAATTGAATTTCACACAAGAGAGATTAAATTCTGATTATTCTGATCTCaacattatcataaataatattggaaAAGAGAATTTGCCGGTTAAAACTCAAGATGAAGAAAGAGAGGCACTTCTAAACCTCTCTGGATCAATTCCTGGAGTGCCTTTGGACTTTCCTATTAGTACTACGGAATTGGAGAGAATGGCCAGGTCTATACAAG agCAAGAATCCCGTGTGTCAGCCCCACAGCCTGAAGCACCGATTGATAATAATGTTTGTCGCGAACGATTACTGAGACATGTACAAAGATGTCAGGCGCTTATTGATGCAAGACTTGACTCTATTGAAGCGCAGGTTGCTG AATTGGAATCCCAAGATCCTTCATTTGAAGATGATGAAACTGCAGACTTTTTCCCACGAACAAAACAAACCATTCAAATGTTGATGCGAGATCTTGAAACTATGGAAGAGTTGGGGGTTATAACTTGA
- the LOC110998538 gene encoding proteasome subunit beta type-6, whose protein sequence is MAASVVDTYTDPSMSWMNAPHSTGTSIMACEFDGGVVIGADSRTTTGAYIANRVTDKLTKITDYIYCCRSGSAADTQAIADIVTYHLNFHRMELGEPPLVETAAAIFRELCYNYRDSLVAGILVAGWDKNKGGQIYSVPIGGMVQRQAVSIGGSGSSYVYGYVDANFKPKMSKEEAVKFVTNTLTLAMLRDGSSGGVVRLGVISEAGVERSVILGDQLPKYYEG, encoded by the exons atGGCCGCATCAGTAGTAGACACTTACACTGACCCTAGCATGAGCTGGATGAATGCTCCTCACAGTACGGGAACCTCAATCATGGCCTGTGAGTTTGATGGCGGAGTTGTGATTGGTGCCGATTCCCGTACAACAACCGGCGCCTACATCGCTAACAGAGTTACGGACAAGCTGACAAAGATCACTGATTACATCTACTGTTGTCGTTCGGGATCAGCTGCAGACACCCAAGCTATTGCTGATATTGTTACTTATCATCTCA ATTTCCATAGGATGGAATTGGGTGAGCCTCCACTGGTGGAAACTGCAGCAGCAATCTTTCGTGAACTCTGCTATAACTACCGAGACTCTCTTGTAGCTGGAATCCTTGTTGCTGGTTGGGATAAGAATAAAGGAG gacaAATTTACTCTGTACCAATTGGAGGTATGGTTCAGAGACAAGCAGTATCTATTGGTGGTTCAGGTTCATCTTATGTTTATGGTTATGTTGATGCTAACTTTAAGCCTAAAATGAGCAAAGAAGAAGCTGTCAAGTTTGTTACTAACACTCTGACCCTCGCTATGTTGAGAGATGGTTCCTCGGGAGGTGTTGTAAGGCTTGGAGTGATATCTGAGGCTGGTGTTGAGCGGTCAGTTATCCTTGGAGATCAACTACCAAAATACTATGAAggttaa